One Ostrea edulis chromosome 6, xbOstEdul1.1, whole genome shotgun sequence genomic window, CAGAACTGATTGTTACTGGGAAGGAACATGCCAGCCCTTCTGGGACATCATACCACCCTAAACGAAATGAAATGtgaaacattgaaatataatcaaattcaCAAGTTTAAAGCAATATGATTGGTTCATTTGCCTTTATCaacatttatttatatcttaTATGTTGGGTTTCATCATATTGTGTGTTGGCAATgacagctcaagtgagcttctctgattgcctgttgtctgtctgtaaatttttcacatttttgacttcttctccagaaccactgggccaattgcaaccaaacttgacaaaaagcatccttgggtgaaggggattcaactttgttccccttcaaaggggagataattacaaaaatagagtggagtcatttaaaaatcttttcaagaaccactaattaagccagaaaagctgaagtttacatgaaagctttcttacataatgcaaattcaatttaattaaaatcatggccctcgggagTAGGatagggtcacaataggggatccaagttttacatacaaatatatagggaaaatcttctcaaaaaccactgggtcagaaaagtttacatttatatgaaagcttcctgtcatagtgcagattcaagtttgtaaaaatcacggCACCCTGGGGACAgtgtggggccacaatgggggatcaagtTATACAAAcgaatcttttaaaaatctttttgagAACCACTGTGCttgagaagtttacatttacatgaaagcttcctgacagaatgcagattcaagtttgctaaaatcatggtccctggggtagGTTAGGGCCTTGGCccaaaaaaatgtatatgttggtTTCCCACTTTTCCGATCGACCCTAAAAATTTCTGCcgaccctaacacattttttcccCATTCTCACAGGTcttgcaaatgtcatcactacaacaagagtatatttattgacttattaagttatttattatgcactaatactAAACAGgttccaaaacacagaaacagtttttgctTACAGTACAGTGGAAGTAATGTTttgattcatcatataacttttatttgattactagataatcactatattttatgcataataGCTAGAATActgaatcattaaaaaataattcaacctaaaaaaaaaaaaaaaacactacctacctaccaacccttaaaaattttgaggtgaaagtggaaaccaacatatattttttttggcctttataggaatcaaagttttacatgcaaatacactgtatacaaggaaaatctttaaatatgggccaaggtgactcagatgagaaatgtggcccatgggcctcttgttttcaattttgttacaatacaacataattaaggaggaataacatgTCCCCATGCACATGTCTCCTCAAGTTTTCAAACAGAagtatgcccccccccccccaaaaaaaaatcagaaatatattcTTTTTGCTCTTTGGATTACAACATTAGACTAGTTTGGTACAGAAGGCAAAATTGTCAAAGCCACAGATCAGAAAATTATAAACTGCATGGCCAATGTAGGGAAATACTATATTGAAATTCTAACACAACATCTTATTCCACTCatcctttattttattttgatcagTTTGTTATACcctccaatctaattaaaagcACGTTTTCTCAAATCGTGACACTGGAGCAGATCTTTCTCCAGTGTAATGGTTATAGTTTTAATTAGATGATCCACCTCAAGTGCTCAATTAAAGGGAGCTAACTTGAAGTCATCTTATGGAAAACtctatataaaagaaaatgtttagaTTTCACTTGTTAGCTATCCTAGCTCTTATATGAAATAAGTAATGAAATTGAACAAAGTTGCACTTAATTTACTGCATACAGAGAAATATTTGCCCccatttaaaagataaaaactTCGAAAATTTCTCTCTTCTCAAGTTAACACAACTATCAGGGTAAATTTAAAATGGGGTTAAATCGTTTGCATAGGTAGAAGAGCAAAATAGATGAGGTGAAAATAAACCTGCATACAGTATCAATTTTGCATACCATCTGACGCAACTACAAGGGAGAAGATTTGTCCCTCTGGAGAGCCATTCCACCAATGAGCCATTGTGGTTTCAATGGCAGCAGCCCTGGACATGCTGGCAGAATGTTTCATTAGCTCCTGAGTTTTCTGGTGGCGAGTCTTCACCAACTCTGCAAAACAGTAAACTTGAGGTGAAGATTAACAATTCAGTAAAGGCATCTAgcatttgtgtataaatagtCACAATGGATTCTAGTAAAATGACAATTACTACATACCAATGAATTCATTTTCTATCCACTTCTTATCCCAAATCATTTCAACAGCTGGTAATGAGAATGAGGGAGGTCCCCAGATAGCTCCATCATATCCATGGACGCGACATTTGGAAAGATCAATGTAAGAATCTCCACTGATGTTGCCCCAAATGATTAGATCCACCACTCCATTGGAGTTTATGCTCAATTTCTCTGCTACCACTGATTTAGCATTGTTTTCCAATGTACGTGAAAGTCCTACAATGTTTTGTTTAGGAATATTGGGGGCATTTTGGATcatcatgtaaatatttaaattagtTGGACCAGTTCCTGTCAGGAGGACCTTGACATCTTTTTTAGCTTTGTCATTAATGGCCTTAGCATATTTTACATGGTGCTCTACAGACCGTTTCACAAAATCATCTCTGCTTTCCTTCTCTCGTTGAACCAAGTCATCCATCACAATAATTGCATCACATCCTTGAAAAGCTTTAGAAATGTCTGAGGTCACAATAATTTCTCTGAGAAGTCCATGTGCCAAGTCCATAGCTTCCATTCTAAGTCCATCTAATGATTCCATGTTAGACTTGTCATCTAGCAGATGCAGAGAAATCTCTGTTGTATCACCAAAAACATTCCCCCTGGCCATGGCATTGATTAAGTTGTAACAAACTGGGTTTGTTGCGTTTGTAATGCAGACATTAAGTGGGTGACTCAGGGCTTTGAATGCCTCCTCCTCCTTATCCTCTTCAATTTTGTACTCTTTATTTTCTTCAGCAATTTTTCGCATGTCTTCACTGACTTGTGTGGACTGTATGCCATAGTATCCATAGGCATATTCCTGGAATTCATTGGCACCTCCTATGAGGACCCCCTTTCCACCTCGATCAATGAGTTCTCTCCACACCAAAGGAGACTTCTTGTGGTCCCATTGCCTGGAACTGCATGTGTTTTTCAGCCATGTCTGATTTATTAAAAttaactcatattcatatttttcaaatgtgtatatcaaaataggAAAATGTTTATATAAAACTTGTCTAAATTTTGATGGGATCATTTTTCGTCAGCCTCTGCaaatctattatatatatagccATTCTGGCAAAAAATTTACCCAAGCAGGACATTGCAGTTCTCTTTTTAAACTTGAATTAAATATTCCATATGAAAGTTTATGGACTCTAAACAAAATGTGTCGCATAACATTATGTGTGAAACTTACATCCCATTCTTCTGGTTTAACAACTACTTTATGTAGTTGAAAGTCTGGTAAATTTCTTGCAAGTTTGTCGCCTAAGAGTTCTGATCTAGCATAGTATGGACAATCGGATTTTCCTGTATCAATTAAAAGCAGAAAAGAAGTCagaattgcatatatatatatactggcaTATTTAACAAGATGTCTCCTTAAAATTAAGATGAATATATTCATTGCACTGAAAAGCCTTATTTCCTATATTCTTTTTGTATACttgttatttttaaaactattgttttaaaaaaaatcatacctGCAATCACGATTTTAGCCATGTTTACACAGTTGTCAAGTCTGATCGGAACCTCCTCGGAATCAGTAAATCTTTTAGTAGTCTCAGCAAAGGGATTACGAAGGTCTTTTGAGCAGTCTGAAATGCgtaaaatcatttctttttctgtattttaataAAAGATATCGGTCTTCAGGAATATGAAATACCAGTGAGCCATTGAAGTGTATCCTTtgtattatgaaattttatgctataatgaatttttatgtcatatgaaaatgtttcttttcaatattttctcatACCATCGTTCATTGCTGATTTTAGTAAAACTCATTCATTATTATTAGTTTTCGTCAGTAAAACGCTTCATACCATGGAGAGAAACCCAATAGTAGAATGCGTTTAATTGACGTAGATTTAATCAGCATGGAAATGGAAATGGAGAAGCATGTGGCAAAAAGCTCAGCGCAGAAAAGTTTAGCGTTGGATCCAAAGAAgcagaaagaatttaaaaagaaactaAAGAAGATTAACTCAAAGGTAATGCATCAGAAAGTGTTTGGATTGGTTTACACAGAAGGTTGTGACAACTCGATCGGCGCGGCAGTcctgaaaacaaaaaattaagaacaGCTGAAGAAAATTCatgttaattttttgttttgtttgttaaaCAGAATGCTTGCTGGCTGCTCTCAGATACTTCAGttgataaaacattataaaacaGTATTCTGGACAGCAGGTGCATATATTAAATACTATGTTTACGGTGCCACTGCACCGTTTgatcaggttgggaacacttcccctatagcgagatacctcgctaaaacgcgattatctaACGAGAgcaaatatatcccgtacaacccgAGAAGAACACCCTTGGAGTACAtatcttcgtgtttcacgtgaaaagaagaaaaagtgcttaaatgtctgatacttctgcaaatatattaacaGGTTGGAAACACTTCCCCTGTAgcaagatattctcgctaaaacgcgattatccctctttagcgagaaataaacattaccataaacaggtgttttggcgtctttattggaaataatggcaaatcccatgcaacgctgaataagcgtgacacgcactcaacatgatgtgaattgtttctatgaaattgacaacatagtcatgaaattgcatatcaaagtcgCTGCgcaagagggaagcagtctgaaatccaatacacatcgtgagtgtttttgttttgattcatatatttgcagaagtatcagacattttagcactttttcttcttttcacgtgaatcacgaaaagatgtactccacgggtgtttttctcggttgtacgggatatatttattctcgctagagagggataatcgcgttttagcgagaatatctcgctataggggaagtgttcccgacctgattaatcaaaacaaaaatgctcacgatgtgtattggatttcagactcctgtcctcttacgcagcaactttgatatgcaattctTGACTATGTTATTaattttatagagacaattcGTGTCATGTTGAAtatgtgtcgcacttattcagcattgtatggaatttgccattattttcaataaagacgccaaaacacctgtttatggttttaaatgtttactctctcgctaaagagggataatcacaTTTTAgtgagaatatctcgctataggggaagtgttcccaacgtGTTTGGGGGAGGTTGACAAAATACGGACACACTTGAAATAGATAAGAATGATACAAATCACGGATTCATTTTGCACGGATGATAAAAATTTCTgtgccttttttttttatagagaaTATGCTAGCCTATTGATTTGTGACTTCGAACATACtttgatttttagctcttctgagccgaaggttcaaagagctaatcatatggccatatgtctggtgTTCTGTGTGCAtcaactttttgggaaaagggctatatctcaagaacccctagGCCAATTTTTGTTAAATTTGTCACatggtatccttggcccaagggctttcatttgtactaaaactacgGTTGTTACCcattaacaaggggagataattaggaaaacgcaaaaaaagtagtggttgctaaaaaattttcttttcaagaaccactgggcaaattatcaccaaattTATGTGTAAGAATGAGGagaggttgtagataaaaaattgttcaaggcatcatccttgggcaaagggtgtggtctcaaggtcacttcaaagttgttttgttaaaactttgatattttgcttagtataaggactaggatcatcaaattttgtcagttgatgcatcttaggacctaatatcatgttgtctcaaaagtaggtcatggtgacctactttttgaatttcgcaggtaattattaaatggattttgatgcatatcttggacacttttgagcctatgatcatcaaaagttgtcagttgatggatcatgagaccttgaagtgcgtcatgtgaaaagtatgtcaccatgacctactttctgaattttatggctaatcatttatgaatacattttaggttgttatttcagataccgagaggtttagaatcatcaaaccttgtaagttgatgcgtctagaggcttcaaaacatatttataaaaaataaaaataaaaagtaggtcacagtgacctactttttgaattttgcagatattcatattttacattttcaattttagaggcatattttggacactatgaaagctaggatcatcaaactttgtcagttgatgcatcttgagtcttcatagtttgttgaccaaaaagtaggtcatcgtgacctacttttggaatttgactgctatattttaatatttcagatactatttgacttaaaattatcaaactttgtcagttgatgcatgttgagtcttcagagtgtgttgactaaaaagtaggtcgccatgacctatttttggattttgacggctatatattttaatatttcagatactatttgacttacaatcatcaaactttgtcagttgatgcatcttgggtctttggagtgtgtcaaccaaaaagtaggtcactgtggccttcttttggaatttgacggctatatttgaatactatttgacttgtcagttgatgcatctttaGTCTTCaatgtgtcgaccaaaagtaggtcactgtgacctacttttggacagttacatttaaatttttaggtactatttgacttaacatcatcaaactttgttaattgatgaatcttggttagtgagaatttttgcctgttctacaatgtatcagaagagtgattctaggcccatggacctcttgttttttgtgtgtgtgcatgtgGGTAGGGGATATATAGGTAGAATCTACCAGTCACGGACATTttccgtgcattgtgacgtcactgtaattgttttgtaaaatttaaacaTACGAAATTTACACTAAATTACAGACTGAAGATGATATTCTTTCATAATACAAGaataatatattgttttaattgttatttcttataattcTTCAATAAGaacaatttacagaatttccgTAACTTTGGTATCCGTGACTTAAAAAATCGTCcgtgactttaaaaaaaaaaatatgcgcGTGATTTGAATTAACATTTGACATAAAATTGTTTTGTACTTGTAGAATGCCTCAATATGAATTAATATTTAATTGTACAAAGTGTCGCCAGTGGTTTCATCCACGATGTCAAAATTCAACACTTATAGTACTAAACAAATTAGGAAGTCAAAACACAATCAAGTGTATAGATTGTAAGAGTTTCGTAAATGATATATGATATCGATGTTATTAAATTCCTTGTAattatttacatgcatttcgtgTTATTATTCCAGGTATTACAAGTCAGTACACATATGatacactttttttttaattcacggAAATTGTTATTATTTGTGAAAAATGAATCCGTGATCTGTattatttatctttatttttgtacatcACGGAAATTGCATACAAATCAcggacatattttttttttagtcacGGATAccaaagtttatgaaataacgattaaatacttgtattatgaaagaaatatagtCTTCCGTCTGTAAATTTCACATGTTTATAATGTGCTGAAGGAATGACGGAAATATTGCATACAAATCACGGACATATTTTTTTACTGTCGacctttttttaatttttcttcccATCATCATAGACctaaattatgtaaacaaagcagCATTCTGTAAAAACTTGTCTCCAAATTGATCTCTACAACAGTCCACTAAATGGCATAAAATGTTAGTGCCACAACAGCGTCTTTTCACTGTATGCCGTTGTTGGGACAATCAGCAAAATACATGCATCAGAACCAGATATGGAGGTACCCTCTTATTCCAACGCAACCTCTATAAATCCTAAGTAAGGGAGAGTATCGCCATTTGCacattttatttgcaaaatGTCATTGAGAGACTGCAATTCTCTATGACTGAGATTTTCTCTATACAGCTTACtccggatatattgaaattcaggggaccaatctttttctttcaatataacCGAAGTTCAAAATAAGTGAAATCTATAcccaaaagcggatccaacaccggtgaccccacccctcgtttagtgtgtttcccaagacctctgagactgtaaccctccgttctgaaatttattgatccgaaactaatttcacatggcatttaatcaacttcagatatgtactttgtgcttactcacccccccaccccccctcaCCCCACCTCTTTTCCAACTTTtaagactcccccccccccccacccccaccccccctcaCCCCACCTCTTTTCCAACTTTTAAGACTTTGTATCAGTCATGCCCAAAGCCTATAtcaggggaggcgaattttatttatatgtggtaactttcacaggggcctaagataccatttttaattattataatttaaaaagtttggttatacatgtacaatctgtttcgtttcagtaggtttcgtttcgttttggtaGGTTTTGTTTCGATgggtttcgatttcgtttcgaactttacaggtaccccttGATGAAGACTAGAGATTGCATTGAGTTATCATCcttggattatttttattgttttattatattcaaGACATAAAAGGTCTAAAGAGTATAGACTCTTGCCTGTATGTGTATAGACTAAAATGTTTTTGTCATGTGATTGAAatcttgttgatttttttagGTCACTCCAGGCAAAGAGAAGACATCAGGAGTTGTCTATCTTGGACACCTTCCCCATGGATTTTATGAGAAccaaataaagaaatatatgtcCCAGTTTGGGAAAGTGAAAGCAGTAAAAGTTTCACGTAGCAATAAGGTAAGATAACACAAAAGTCCAAAATTCATGAAGGTACAGTACATGACACAAGTTTTATACACCCAACGGTACTAAAGTCCACAATTCTGTAAAGATCTCATGAAGGTACAGTACATGACACAAGTTTTATACACCCACCGGTACTAGAAGTCCACAATTTTGTAAAGATCTCATGAAGGTACAGTACttgacacgagttttatacacccacCGGTACTTTAATGCAGGAGAATATTGTGTCTGGGTCATTCTTTGTCATGGAAAAACTCATCACAAAGGTTATATAACCATGAGCATGaaaattagaaattaaaaatgctTGTTTTGGGTCATACTGGAATGGAGAGACATTAGAGGCTACTTATCATGAAAAAATATGCActggaccatgatttttacaaacttgaatctgcactatgtcaggaaagctttcatttaaatgtaaacttttctggcccagtggttcttcagaagattttaatgattttccatatatatttgtatgtaaaactttgatcctctattgtgcaCAGGCAATTGTATCACTTGGgtttgaatttactattaaagagtaaaggtatagaactctaaatatagggtacccatgttagccgatgtaaaaacaataaacgaaatggtataaaattttaattctactctgtattctaatataatattcatacataatcaatctacattactaccaaagtacATCCCGAAATTCCTTATACTTCCCAAGATGAATTCGGAAAATGCCAATTCTTTTTTGGTCGagttttagctgggccctgacactatatgactaaacagaatgtttgagcattgcatCAAGCCaattacatagaatgtgcagTATTAGATATCATTTCGaagttgaatttcttaccccaattcataaactgaAGTCTGTGATAGCTCCAAGTGACGGAAAATTCTAAAACCGTCTGCACTTTCACTTACCACAGCCTGGTACAACTGATTACCCAAAAAGAATGAAAAGACCTATAACAATTTAGAGATCAAATActaattttttatcaatattgattcattatagtacataaattatgctaatGACCAGTCTTTATAAAgatacaaatgtcttattatgtctatttttatccaaaccacattaacacaggtgtttgacgatttataataatgatgttcatttgggtagttagtggcagcagtcaaaatggctgtgataCATGAAAGTTCAGACAGTTTTAGAATTTCAATCACAAGGAGCTATTATGGAGTTGCttagaaatgatatctaatgc contains:
- the LOC125683632 gene encoding putative malate dehydrogenase 1B, whose amino-acid sequence is MAKIVIAGKSDCPYYARSELLGDKLARNLPDFQLHKVVVKPEEWDTWLKNTCSSRQWDHKKSPLVWRELIDRGGKGVLIGGANEFQEYAYGYYGIQSTQVSEDMRKIAEENKEYKIEEDKEEEAFKALSHPLNVCITNATNPVCYNLINAMARGNVFGDTTEISLHLLDDKSNMESLDGLRMEAMDLAHGLLREIIVTSDISKAFQGCDAIIVMDDLVQREKESRDDFVKRSVEHHVKYAKAINDKAKKDVKVLLTGTGPTNLNIYMMIQNAPNIPKQNIVGLSRTLENNAKSVVAEKLSINSNGVVDLIIWGNISGDSYIDLSKCRVHGYDGAIWGPPSFSLPAVEMIWDKKWIENEFIELVKTRHQKTQELMKHSASMSRAAAIETTMAHWWNGSPEGQIFSLVVASDGWYDVPEGLACSFPVTISSEGNWSVVQDITQTDAIKERMKEVVKDITADKNIIFPPPKPPTPPPSEVQVTVVDSKDQEKDGDKSAESDSNAEVKLATIIEEKTADSMNLNDGKTSDPQKPQEPKPE